TGTTGAAGGCAAGGCACGTGCCGTGAAAGCAGGCGTTTAATGGCGGTCAAATTAACGAAACTAGAGAATGGACTGACTGTTGTTAGTGACCAGATGGAATACCTCAAGACAACTGCTCTTGGGGTTTGGGTTAAAGCTGGGTCTCGCTCGGAAGGTGAGCATGAGAACGGCATAACCCACCTGCTGGAACACATGGCCTTTAAAGGCACAGCCAAACGCAACGCGCGCGAAATCGCCGAGGAAATCGAAGCCGTTGGTGGTGAGATGAATGCCTCCACAAGTGTGGAGCATACAAACTACTATGTTCGCACCTTGGCTGATGACGCGCCGCTGGGGCTGGATATCCTTGCCGATATCCTCCAAAACTCCATCATCGATCCTGATGAACTGGCGCGCGAAAAGCATGTGATCCTTCAGGAGATTGGTGCAGCTCAGGATATGCCGGACGATCAGGTCTTCGATATCCTGCTAGAAACAGCATGGCCGAACCAACCGTTAGGCCGCCCAATCCTTGGCACACCAGAAACCGTCAATGGTTTTTCTGCTGATGCGATCCGCGATTATGTCGCCCGCAAATACACCGCCTCTGACATGGTACTGGCAGCTGCCGGTGCTGTAGACCATGACGAACTTGTGGAACTGGCAAAATCCAGTTTCTCAAAACTCTCACCTGCTGCCCCTGATACTGATTCAGTTGCAAGCTATGTGGGCGGAGAAGGCTCTATTGAGCGAGAGCTGCAAGAGCTGCAGGTTATTCTTGGGTTTGAAGGCCTGCCTTACGAGCACAAAGATTACTACGCCGTTCAGGTGTTGTCTTCCATTCTTGGCGGCGGGATGTCCTCTCGTCTCTTCCAGGAAGTGCGCGAAAAGCGCGGCCTTTGCTATTCCGTCTATGCGTTCCATTGGGCGTTTGCCGATACCGGATTCTTCGGTGTTCATGCAGCAACGGGGCCAGAAGATGCAGCAGAACTGACTGAGGTTCTGGTTGATCAGCTCAAAGAGATCGCCAAAGGTGTTACGGAGAAGGAAGTCTCCAGAGCCAAAGCACAGCTGCGTGCAGGCCTGTTGATGGCACTTGAAAGCCCAGCAGCCCGTGCAGGGCAAATTGCCCGTCAGGTGATGATTTATGGTTATCCCGTCGCACTGGAAGAGCTGGAAAAACGTTTGAATGCTGTCTCTGCAGAACGCCTGCAAGTGCTGGCAGAAAACCTCTTCGCTTCCGAAAATCCAACATACGTCAGAGTTGGCCCCAAAGCGCCAATGATGAATTATGATGAGTTGAAACAACGTCTCACGGGGATTAAAGCTTAAGCCACTTGCATAAACGCCTGAGTCCCATTCATAATATTAGTCTCAGGCGTATTCCCGCAACGTCACACCGGTTTGCGAACAAGAATACGCGAGAAACTAAAGCGTATTCCCGTGAAGTGGGCGCCGGTTTGCGGATAAGAATACGCAAGAAACGAATGAATTGGGGCCGTTTGCTAGCCTTTGATAACCGCAAACGGCTTTGGAAATGAGGGGAGAATATCCGTGTCCTTTTTCAAAATGAGCCCATCTCCCCAATCCCTCAGTACTTTAAAAACAGATCGACTTTATCTGCGTGCGCCAGTTATCGCAGATTTTGCCCAATGGTCAGAGCTTCGCGAGCAGAGCCGAAGTTTTCTGCAACCTTGGGAACCAACCTGGCCTGCTGATGACCTGACAAAAGGGGCGTTCAGAAAACGAATCCGGCGCTACAATCGCAACATTCGTGAAGGCACCCATTACCCATTTTTTCTCTTTGATCAAACGACAGACCAACTGGTTGGTGGACTCAATTTGTCCAACGTGCGCCGGGGTGTGTCACAGACTGCATCACTGGGCT
The window above is part of the Pseudovibrio sp. Tun.PSC04-5.I4 genome. Proteins encoded here:
- a CDS encoding pitrilysin family protein, whose amino-acid sequence is MAVKLTKLENGLTVVSDQMEYLKTTALGVWVKAGSRSEGEHENGITHLLEHMAFKGTAKRNAREIAEEIEAVGGEMNASTSVEHTNYYVRTLADDAPLGLDILADILQNSIIDPDELAREKHVILQEIGAAQDMPDDQVFDILLETAWPNQPLGRPILGTPETVNGFSADAIRDYVARKYTASDMVLAAAGAVDHDELVELAKSSFSKLSPAAPDTDSVASYVGGEGSIERELQELQVILGFEGLPYEHKDYYAVQVLSSILGGGMSSRLFQEVREKRGLCYSVYAFHWAFADTGFFGVHAATGPEDAAELTEVLVDQLKEIAKGVTEKEVSRAKAQLRAGLLMALESPAARAGQIARQVMIYGYPVALEELEKRLNAVSAERLQVLAENLFASENPTYVRVGPKAPMMNYDELKQRLTGIKA
- a CDS encoding GNAT family protein, whose protein sequence is MSFFKMSPSPQSLSTLKTDRLYLRAPVIADFAQWSELREQSRSFLQPWEPTWPADDLTKGAFRKRIRRYNRNIREGTHYPFFLFDQTTDQLVGGLNLSNVRRGVSQTASLGYWMGAQFAGNGLMREAVQRICCFTFNDLHLHRIEAACLPSNQVSRALLGKVGFSQLGYAPSYLFINGMWQDHILFGKIQDLAPITAKFWPQSEADGDKLPLTHA